In uncultured Desulfuromonas sp., the genomic stretch TTCCATCTGCACCACCCGCGTTGTTGCCGGGGTTGGCGTGCCGCAGATTACGGCCATTGCCGATGTTTCCCGTATCACCCAAAAGGCCGGAATTCCACTGATTGCCGATGGCGGAATCAAATACTCCGGTGAATTGCCCAAGGCAATTACCGCCGGTGCCGATGTGATCATGATCGGCTCCCTGTTTGCCGGAACCGAGGAATCCCCCGGTGAAACCATCCTCTATCAGGGGCGTACCTACAAGTCCTATCGTGGTATGGGCAGCCTTGGCGCGATGAAAAAAGGCAGTAAGGACCGCTACTTCCAGGGCGATGTCGAAAGTGACGTCAAGCTGGTTCCCGAGGGGATTGAAGGCCGCGTTCCGTTCCGTGGCACCCTGTCTGCCAATGTCCATCAGCTGCTTGGTGGTCTGCGTGCCGGCATGGGGTATACCGGCTGCCGCAACCTGAAAGAGTTGCAGCAGAATGCTCACTTTATTCGCATTACCAATGCCGGACTGCGTGAATCCCATGTTCATGATGTCAATATCACCCACGAAGCCCCCAACTATCGGATTGAACGCCCCAGCTAACGGCGGCATCCATACGATATGCCGGAAGCCCGTAGCTCTTACGGGCTTCCGTGTTTTTACGATCTGATCGACCGGCACCTCCGGTCGTTGCACGCGATTTACTCTCGCTGGAGAACTCACTGATGGCCGACCTGCATAGCGAAAAAATTCTTATTCTCGATTTTGGTTCCCAATACACTCAACTCATCGCTCGCCGTGTGCGCGAAGCTCATGTCTATTGTGAACTCCATCCCTATGATATGGATCTCGAAGCGATACGTGCTTTTCAACCCAACGGTATCATTCTGTCCGGTGGGCCGAAATCCGTGTACGACGACGGTGCACCGGCTGTGGAAGAGGCGCTGTTTGAACTCGGGGTTCCGGTGTTGGGCATCTGCTACGGCATGCAATTGCTTAACCGTCACTTTGGTGGTCATGTCGTGCCCGCCGGTAAACGTGAATACGGCCATGCTGATCTGCTCAGTCAGGGGCAACCCGGCCCGTTGTTTGACGGTTTTTTTGTTGACGGCAAAAGCCCGGTATGGATGAGTCATGGTGACCATGTTGAGCAGGTCGCTGACGGTTTTGATATTATTGCGGCGACGGATAACGCGCCGGTGTGTGGTATCCAGAATGTCGAGCGCAACCTCTATGGGGTGCAGTTTCACCCTGAAGTCAATCATACGCCGCGTGGCGAGGTGCTGATCGACACCTTCGTTCGTAAAATCTGTGGTTGCAGCGGACAATGGACGCCGGGGCAGATTATTGAAGATGCCGTGGCCCGCATTCGTGAACAAGTGGGCACCGACAAGGTGATTCTTGGTCTGTCCGGTGGGGTCGACTCCTCGGTGGCGGCAGCCCTGATTCATCGCGCCATTGGCGATCAGCTCACCTGCGTGTTTGTCGATAACGGCCTGTTGCGCCTCAACGAGGGCGATCAGGTGATGAGTACCTTTGCTCAAAATCTCGGCGTCAAAGTGATCCGCGTTGATGCTGAGGATCGTTTTCTTACCGCCCTGGCCGGTGAGACCGACCCGGAGAAAAAGCGCAAAATTATCGGTGGTCTGTTTGTCGATATTTTCGAAGAGGAATCCAACAAGCTCACCGATGCCAAGTGGCTGGCGCAGGGGACGATCTATCCCGACGTCATCGAATCCGCCGGTGCTAAAACCGGCAAGGCCCACAATATCAAGAGCCATCACAATGTTGGCGGTCTGCCCGATTACATGAAGCTGCAACTGCTTGAGCCATTGCGTGAGCTGTTTAAGGACGAAGTGCGCACCGTGGGCGAAGAACTCGGATTGCCGCATCAGATGGTGTGGCGCCATCCGTTCCCCGGTCCCGGCCTTGGTGTGCGCATTCTCGGTGAAATCAAAAAGGAGTATGCCGACATCCTGCGCCAGGCCGATGCCATCTATATTGAAGAACTGTACCGCAGCGGCCATTACGAAAAGATCAGCCAGGCCTTTGCTGTGTTCCTGCCGGTCAAAAGTGTTGGCGTCATGGGCGATGGCCGCACTTACGAATATGTCGTCGCGTTGCGGGCCGTTGAAACCAAGGACTTTATGACGGCCGGTTGGTATCCGATGCCCTATGCCGATCTGGCGCGCATCAGCAGCCGGATCATCAATGAAGTCAAGGGGATCAATCGGGTGACTTACGATATCTCCAGCAAGCCGCCGGCAACGATTGAGTGGGAATAGGCAGACCTGTCATGTGATATTAAAAAAGGGAGGCCGTACGGCTTCCCTTTTTTTGTTTGCTTGAGGATGGTGGCACCGCTTACTGTACGCAAAGCTGATCGCCCATTTTAGCCAGAGAGGCTTTGCCAATCCCTTTAATGTTGCATAGCTGGTCTACCGAGGAAAAGGTGCCGTGACTGGTGCGGTAGGCGACAATCTTCTCTGCGGTTTTCTGGCCAATGCCTTTGACGCTCTGTAACTGTTCAACCGTCGCTGTGTTAAGATTGACGGGTTCGCTGCCCAGAGACGGACTGACGAGTACCAGGCATAGCGCAATGACCAACAGGGTTGTTTTGAACAGATGAAACATGAGACTCTCCTTTCCTTTCGCTTGATTAGGGAAATATTAGACAATGGCAATATAACAGGACTGGCAAAATAAGTGAATTTTTTTATTATTGTTTTTAAATTTTAGGATCTAAATGTTGCAGACGAAAAAGCCCGCCGTGTTTCTCGACCGTGACGGTACCATTAATGTTGAACGGGATTATTTGTACCGGCCCGAGGATTTTTGTTTTATCGATGGCGCAGATACCGCTATTCGCCAGCTGAATGATGCCGGTTTTCTGGTTGTTGTTGTGACCAATCAATCCGGAGTTGCTCGTGGTTATTACCGAGAGGAGGATGTTGACGTTCTCCATGCGTATCTGTCGCAGCGATTGGCCGAGGTTGGCGGCCATGTTGATGCGTATTATTATTGTCCCCACCATCCGCGGTCGGGACAGCCTCCCTATGTCCAAGAGTGTGATTGCCGTAAAGGCAAACCGGGGATGTTGTTGCAGGCCGCTCGCGAGTTTGATATTGATCTGGCGCGGTCATGGATGGTGGGCGATAAAAAGGCCGATGTTGACGCCGGCCTGGCAGCTGGGTGCCGACCGGTTCTGGTTCGCACCGGACATGGTGAAAGTGAGTGCCGCAACATCGATGCTGACCAGGTTCCCGTGTGCGATGATCTAAGTGCTGCAGTCGCATTTATCCTGGTTAACTCACCGGACCCGTGATGTTTTTTAAAATATCCCGCAACGAGTTTAGGCGGCGGGAAACTGAATTTTAATCGAAAATTCTGATCGGTTATGTGGATGCGCGTGGTATGATCAGAGCGCAATTTTTTGGCAGGTGCCGGAGACTCTGTTGGTGCCGTTGACTCGTCCCGTTCCACCCTCAACCCTAAAGGTCTTTTTGTGTCTCGCACTCTTGTTCTTGCTTCCACCAGCCCCTACCGCCAGCAATTGCTGCGTCAGTTGAACCTGCCCTTTACTGCCGTTGCGCCTCAGGGAGAAGAGGTCATTGACCAGCAGGTTGCTCCTGAACTACTGGTCAAACATCTTGCTCTGCAAAAAGCCAACAGCATCCGTGAGCGCTTTGATGATGCGTTGATTATCGGCTCGGATCAGGTGTTTGTTGATCCGCGTGGCCGTATTCTCGGTAAGCCCGGTGATGCAGCGGGGGCCTGTCGTCAGCTGAAAATGATGGCCGGTCACACCCATGTGTTTTACACCGGCTTGGCCGTGGTCGACTGCCGCACCGCTCAGACACTGGTCGATTATGTGACCTTTTCCGTGACGTTGCGCCCGCTGACAACCGAACAGATTGCCTATTATGTTGAGCAGGAGAAACCCTGGGACTGTGCCGGTTCGTTCAAGGTTGAGGGGCTGGGGATCGCACTGATGGAGCGGATGGCCGGCGATGACTACTCCAGTTTGATTGGTTTGCCGCTGATCCGTTTGACTACCATGCTGGCTGAGTGTGGTGTCGATGTGCTGGCACCGCAGCCCAACGTGTGTCGTTGACAAATTTTCACGCTGTCTTTAGCCGGACAACGTTTTTCTCAATTCGGATGATTAGCTTATGGAACACGCCAATTTCGTTCATCTCCACCTGCACAGCCAATACAGCCTGCTCGATGGTGCGATTAAAATTCCCAACCTGATTGAGCGGGTCAAAGAATACAAGATGCCGGCAGTCGCAATTACTGACCACGGCAATATGTTCGGAGCCATGGAGTTTTACACCAAAGCCACGGCTGCCGGCGTCAAGCCGATCATCGGTTGTGAGGTGTATGTTGCGCCAGGGAGCCGCACGGAAAAGAGCAATGCCCGCGGTTCATCGGAGGCATCCTACCACCTGGTGCTGTTGTGCCAGAACAAGACCGGTTACCGCAATCTGTGTTATCTGGTTTCCACCGCCTACCGTGATGGCTTTTACTACAAACCGCGCATCGACTGGGAATTGCTCACCGAGTACAACGAAGGGCTGATCGCTATGAGCGCCTGCCTGGGCGGCGAGATTCCCACCCTGATTAATCTCGGTCGTCCCGACGATGCCCTGGCTCGTGCCGAACAGATGGCTCAGGTGTTTGATGATGACCGTTTTTATCTGGAACTGCAGGAAAACGGTATCCCCGAGCAGGCGACGGCCAATAACGGTCTGATCGACATCAGCGGCAAGCTGGGCCTGCCGTTGGTGGCCACCAACGATTGCCATTATCTGAGGCGTGAAGACGCTTATGCCCATGAGGTGTTGCTGTGTATTCAGACCGGCAAGACCATGGATGACGAGAAGCGCATGCGTTTCGCCAACGATGGCT encodes the following:
- the guaA gene encoding glutamine-hydrolyzing GMP synthase codes for the protein MADLHSEKILILDFGSQYTQLIARRVREAHVYCELHPYDMDLEAIRAFQPNGIILSGGPKSVYDDGAPAVEEALFELGVPVLGICYGMQLLNRHFGGHVVPAGKREYGHADLLSQGQPGPLFDGFFVDGKSPVWMSHGDHVEQVADGFDIIAATDNAPVCGIQNVERNLYGVQFHPEVNHTPRGEVLIDTFVRKICGCSGQWTPGQIIEDAVARIREQVGTDKVILGLSGGVDSSVAAALIHRAIGDQLTCVFVDNGLLRLNEGDQVMSTFAQNLGVKVIRVDAEDRFLTALAGETDPEKKRKIIGGLFVDIFEEESNKLTDAKWLAQGTIYPDVIESAGAKTGKAHNIKSHHNVGGLPDYMKLQLLEPLRELFKDEVRTVGEELGLPHQMVWRHPFPGPGLGVRILGEIKKEYADILRQADAIYIEELYRSGHYEKISQAFAVFLPVKSVGVMGDGRTYEYVVALRAVETKDFMTAGWYPMPYADLARISSRIINEVKGINRVTYDISSKPPATIEWE
- a CDS encoding helix-hairpin-helix domain-containing protein, giving the protein MFHLFKTTLLVIALCLVLVSPSLGSEPVNLNTATVEQLQSVKGIGQKTAEKIVAYRTSHGTFSSVDQLCNIKGIGKASLAKMGDQLCVQ
- the gmhB gene encoding D-glycero-beta-D-manno-heptose 1,7-bisphosphate 7-phosphatase, whose protein sequence is MLQTKKPAVFLDRDGTINVERDYLYRPEDFCFIDGADTAIRQLNDAGFLVVVVTNQSGVARGYYREEDVDVLHAYLSQRLAEVGGHVDAYYYCPHHPRSGQPPYVQECDCRKGKPGMLLQAAREFDIDLARSWMVGDKKADVDAGLAAGCRPVLVRTGHGESECRNIDADQVPVCDDLSAAVAFILVNSPDP
- a CDS encoding Maf family protein, translating into MSRTLVLASTSPYRQQLLRQLNLPFTAVAPQGEEVIDQQVAPELLVKHLALQKANSIRERFDDALIIGSDQVFVDPRGRILGKPGDAAGACRQLKMMAGHTHVFYTGLAVVDCRTAQTLVDYVTFSVTLRPLTTEQIAYYVEQEKPWDCAGSFKVEGLGIALMERMAGDDYSSLIGLPLIRLTTMLAECGVDVLAPQPNVCR